A single genomic interval of Caretta caretta isolate rCarCar2 chromosome 23, rCarCar1.hap1, whole genome shotgun sequence harbors:
- the LENG8 gene encoding leukocyte receptor cluster member 8 yields MMATNIGDQRSSEWAPQYNLGNSTARENSMEGQAHENPEWEKARQALASISKANAASGTNKGSNNGLANTQYASPQGDPNAMQHQQQQYYQWYQPYSFGYPYNYCYPMNVYPGYSFPNQYGVTGSYSSSSAQQPQGPGQHQGNMSQPPVPGMEEGMAYPNQQQQMATSTPPQPPPQHGSHPGGAMGQQQGGSSGGQHLQQNSGASYSQHAYSEGPKPKKGQPLWNRMKQAPGAGGLKFNIQKRPFVLTNQNFGTSDQHCNFGPQQNSEKHHNQGSSAGKPEDWPQDMKEYVQRCFTACESEEDKDRTEKLLKEVLQARLQDGTAYTIDWSREPLPGLGRDSTAESPKKKRWEMSSLHTPRGPMPSVLSPQQQQQRGSSGGSTVGSQSQRGGGSGAGRARGNSFPTKFGNRNVFMKENSSSSSAGSRSRSSSRSPSRHFRRSDSHSDSDSSFSGTDCRLASRRSAPKNRGRGGHVDRGRMRVQRGKRHDQGPSKRNRRRNAMDYEDPEKEFKKQRRAARFQHGHSKKLRLEPLILSINSLDPAGSESLDWNELKIMGTCQEITKHYLRLTCAPDPSTVRPVSVLKKSLSMVKSHWKEKQDYAFACEQMKSLRQDLTVQGIRTEFTVEVYETHARIALEKGDHEEFNQCQTQLKSLYAENLPGNVGEFTAYRILYYIFTKNSGDITTELAYLTKELKADSCVAHALALRAAWALSNYHRFFRLYRQAPCMSGYLIDKFAERERKAALKAMIKTFRPVLPVSYVQSELAFEAAEECQLFLAALSLVYTGTDATKIDCRQSLAVLANF; encoded by the exons GGCTCCCCAGTACAATCTAGGGAACAGCACGGCCCGGGAAAACAGCATGGAGGGGCAGGCACACGAGAACCCTGAGTGGGAGAAAGCCAGGCAGGCACTGGCTAGTATCAGCAAAGCCAACGCTGCCTCTGGGACCAACAAGGGCTCCAACAACGGACTGGCTAACACGCAG TATGCGTCTCCGCAAGGCGACCCAAACGCCATGCAGCATCAGCAACAACAGTATTACCAGTGGTACCAGCCGTACAGCTTCGGATACCCCTACAATTACTGTTACCCAATG AACGTCTACCCAGGCTACAGCTTCCCCAACCAGTACGGGGTCACAGGGTCCTATTCCTCTTCATCAGCCCAGCAGCCGCAAGGTCCGGGCCAGCACCAAGGGAACATGAGCCAG cccccggTCCCTGGCATGGAGGAAGGCATGGCCTACCCCAACCAACAGCAGCAGAtggccacctccacccccccgcaGCCGCCTCCGCAGCATGGCAGCCACCCCGGGGGCGCCATgggccagcagcagggtggcTCGTCGGGGGGCCAGCACCTGCAGCAAAACTCTGGCGCCTCGTACAGCCAGCACGCCTACTCAGAGGGGCCCAAGCCCAAGAAGGGGCAGCCGCTGTGGAACCGCATGAAAC AAGCCCCTGGAGCTGGTGGCCTGAAATTCAACATCCAGAAACGCCCCTTTGTGCTAACGAACCAGAACTTTGGGACCTCGGACCAGCACTGCAACTTCGGGCCACAGCAGAACTCAGAGAAACATCACAACCAAGG CTCGTCTGCCGGCAAACCAGAGGACTGGCCCCAGGACATGAAGGAGTACGTCCAGCGCTGCTTCACCGCCTGCGAGTCGGAGGAGGACAAGGATCGGACGGAGAAGCTGCTGAAAGAGGTGCTTCAAGCCAGGCTGCAAGACGGCACGGCCTACACCATCGACTGGAGCAGGGAGCCGCTGCCGGG gctgggcagggacagCACGGCCGAGAGCCCCAAGAAGAAGCGCTGGGAGATGTCTTCGCTTCACACTCCCCGGGGCCCCATGCCCTCCGTCCTGtcgccgcagcagcagcagcaaaggggcagcagtgggggcagcacggtgggctcccagtcccagcgcggggggggcagcggggctggCCGGGCCCGAGGGAACAGCTTCCCCACCAAATTTGGGAACCGCAACGTCTTCATGAAGGAGAACAGCTCGTCCTCCAGCGCTGGCTCCCGCTCCCGCTCGTCTTCTCGCTCGCCCAGCCGTCACTTCCGGCGCAG CGATTCCCATTCGGACTCCGACAGCTCCTTCTCCGGCACCGATTGCCGTCTGGCCAGCCGCAGGAGCGCGCCAAAAAACCGCGGCCGAGGGGGGCACGTGGACCGGGGCCGCATGAGGGTGCAGAGGGGTAAAAG GCATGACCAGGGCCCCTCCAAGCGCAACCGCAGGCGGAACGCCATGGACTACGAGGACCCCGAGAAGGAGTTCAAGAAGCAGCGGCGGGCAGCCCGCTTCCAGCATGGCCACTCCAAGAAGCTGCGCCTGGAGCCCCTCATCCTGTCCATCAATAGCCTGGACCCTGCTGGCTCGGAGAGCCTGGACTGGAATGAGCTGAAGATTATGGGCACCTGTCAGGAGATCACCAAGCACTACCTGCGGCTCACGTGCGCCCCTGACCCCTCCACCGTCCGGCCTGTCTCG GTGCTGAAGAAATCCCTGTCCATGGTGAAGTCGCACTGGAAGGAGAAGCAGGATTATGCCTTCGCTTGCGAGCAGATGAAATCGCTCCGGCAGGACCTCACG GTTCAGGGCATCCGCACGGAGTTCACGGTGGAGGTGTACGAAACCCATGCCCGGATAGCGCTGGAGAAG GGAGATCATGAGGAATTCAACCAGTGCCAGACCCAGCTCAAGTCTCTCTATGCAGAGAACCTGCCGGGCAACGTGGGGGAGTTCACCGCCTACCGCATCCTCTATTACATCTTCACCAAGAACTCCGGAG acaTCACCACGGAGCTGGCCTACCTGACCAAGGAGCTGAAGGCGGACTCCTGCGTGGCccatgccctggccctgcgcGCCGCTTGGGCCCTGTCCAACTACCACCGCTTCTTCAGGCTTTACCGCCAGGCGCCCTGCATGTCCGGCTACCTCATCGACAAGTTCGCCGAGCGGGAGAGGAAGGCGGCGCTCAAAGCCATGATCAAAAC TTTCCGCCCGGTGCTCCCCGTCTCCTACGTTCAGTCCGAGCTGGCCTTCGAGGCTGCGGAGGAGTGCCAGCTCTTCCTAGCCGCTCTGTCCCTGGTGTACACAGGCACCGACGCAACCAAGATTGACTGCAGGCAGAGCTTAGCAGTCCTGGCCAACTTCTAA
- the LENG9 gene encoding leukocyte receptor cluster member 9, producing the protein MQAWLRDTQLLRGRPDSVDAMEGPSAAGNSAAPPADPTGGAPEPGCDGPGVTDPAPTLSPTCRFFLAGSCRFGARCRNPHPGAPPAAPQPPPKCPSKKPPMKTAGDVVSRILWDRQLPPGAFTVGHLDRFSGVREDAFTAFSWEDLASVGPEVLAIPQHRIQYFKYRGRVVWDKASRLDDVFGSTGGGRTILEVMEEEAGRQQAVGMGDGGSAGGCSPAGGAGVPEEAVAPESEEEDEDAEAEPGALSRPPVASQPPRPTHFVAVRITSPELRGSVARLQEALTQANPGLAEFCAPLPTLHLTLCLLRLDGAGEMQAAVTALRELQAEHRHLLPPTPLLRFRGLGTFQGRVLYAAPAPGPELAGLAHALEQGFVCKGLTVFPLPAHDCFHLTVAKIPAGGELKLSLPAEPPGEELGTQAVESLCLCQVGRGRRTDGFYSTLVELDLY; encoded by the exons ATGCAGGCCTGGCTCAGGGACACCCAGCTCCTCAGAGGCAG ACCGGACTCTGTTGACGCAATGGAGGGCCCGTCCGCTGCGGGAAATTCTGCTGCCCCCCCAGCCGACCCCACAGGGGGAGCCCCGGAACCGGGGTGCGATGGGCCAGGAGTTACAGATCCAGCCCCCACGCTCAGCCCCACCTGCCGCTTCTTCCTGGCGGGCAGTTGCCGCTTCGGGGCCCGCTGCCGGAACCCCCACCCCGGTGCCCCGCCTGCCGCCCCCCAGCCGCCCCCCAAATGCCCCAGCAAGAAGCCCCCCATGAAGACAGCCGGGGACGTCGTCTCCCGCATCCTCTGGGACCGCCAGCTGCCGCCCGGCGCGTTCACCGTGGGCCACCTGGATCGCTTCTCTGGCGTGCGGGAAGACGCCTTCACGGCCTTCTCCTGGGAGGACCTGGCCTCGGTTGGGCCGGAGGTGCTGGCCATACCCCAGCACAGGATCCAGTATTTCAAATACCGCGGCCGTGTAGTGTGGGACAAAGCCAGCCGGCTGGACGACGTCTTCGGCTCCACCGGGGGTGGCCGGACCATCCTGGAGGTGATGGAGGAAGAGGCCGGGCGCCAACAGGCCGTGGGAATGGGGGATGGTGGCTCAGCTGGGGGATGCTCGCCGGCCGGTGGAGCCGGGGTGCCAGAGGAAGCCGTAGCTCCGGAGAGCGAAGAGGAGGATGAAGATGCCGAAGCTGAACCAGGAGCCCTGAGCCGCCCCCCAGTGGCCTCGCAGCCCCCACGCCCCACCCATTTTGTGGCCGTGCGCATCACCAGCCCGGAGCTGCGGGGCTCGGTGGCCCGGCTCCAGGAGGCCCTGACCCAGGCCAACCCCGGCTTGGCCGAGTTCTGTGCCCCACTGCCCACCCTCCACCTCACCCTCTGCCTCCTCCGGCTGGACGGTGCTGGCGAGATGCAGGCGGCCGTCACCGCCCTGCGGGAGCTGCAGGCTGAGCACCGGCACCTCCTGCCGCCTACCCCGCTCCTGCGCTTCCGGGGCCTGGGCACCTTCCAGGGCCGGGTGCTGTACGCCGCCCCCGCGCCAGGCCCGGAGCTGGCAGGGCTGGCCCACgccctggagcagggatttgTCTGCAAGGGGCTGACTGTCTTCCCGCTCCCAGCCCACGATTGCTTCCATCTCACCGTGGCCAAGATCCCGGCGGGTGGGGAGCTGAAGCTGAGCCTGCCCGCAGAGCCCCCCGGGGAGGAGCTGGGGACCCAGGCAGTGGAATCGCTGTGTCTGTGCCAGGTGGGCAGGGGCAGACGGACGGATGGGTTTTACAGCACCCTTGTGGAGCTGGATCTGTACTGA
- the CDC42EP5 gene encoding cdc42 effector protein 5 isoform X2, with protein MPILKQSPISQSKKRPRIGRDMISAPLGDFRHTMHVGRGGDAFGDTSFLSNHGGPKANGLPPTTEALAPAQSPSRLSGSSGSPADLGGGPGAPDLHPAGWEGELQHAESLFSFELDLGPSILDEVLGVMDKCGEQPRSEDVRAERPVGGQGLGHGAAPQVGEEEEEEEEKEEEEGSGHGYTFDDELDDEIGL; from the coding sequence ATGCCGATTCTGAAGCAGTCCCCCATCTCCCAGTCGAAGAAGAGGCCCCGCATCGGCCGGGACATGATCAGCGCCCCGCTGGGGGATTTCCGGCACACCATGCACGTCGGTCGGGGCGGGGACGCCTTCGGGGACACCTCCTTTCTCAGCAACCACGGGGGCCCCAAGGCCAACGGGCTGCCCCCCACCACCGAGGCCTTGGCACCGGCTCAGTCCCCCAGCCGTCTCTCGGGGTCCTCCGGCAGCCCGGCTGATTTGGGGGGTGGCCCTGGTGCCCCGGATTTGCACCCCGCTGGCTGGGAGGGGGAACTGCAACATGCCGAGTCCCTCTTCTCCTTCGAGTTGGATCTGGGGCCGTCCATTCTGGACGAGGTGTTGGGGGTCATGGACAAGTGCGGGGAGCAGCCCCGGAGCGAGGACGTAAGGGCAGAGAGGCCGGtggggggacaggggctgggCCATGGGGCGGCTCCCCaggtaggggaggaggaagaggaggaagaagaaaaggaggaggaggaaggctcCGGGCATGGATACACATTTGATGATGAGCTGGATGATGAGATTGGGCTATAG
- the CDC42EP5 gene encoding cdc42 effector protein 5 isoform X1, which produces MTAEGIADALRSPSQWVEMPILKQSPISQSKKRPRIGRDMISAPLGDFRHTMHVGRGGDAFGDTSFLSNHGGPKANGLPPTTEALAPAQSPSRLSGSSGSPADLGGGPGAPDLHPAGWEGELQHAESLFSFELDLGPSILDEVLGVMDKCGEQPRSEDVRAERPVGGQGLGHGAAPQVGEEEEEEEEKEEEEGSGHGYTFDDELDDEIGL; this is translated from the coding sequence ATGCCGATTCTGAAGCAGTCCCCCATCTCCCAGTCGAAGAAGAGGCCCCGCATCGGCCGGGACATGATCAGCGCCCCGCTGGGGGATTTCCGGCACACCATGCACGTCGGTCGGGGCGGGGACGCCTTCGGGGACACCTCCTTTCTCAGCAACCACGGGGGCCCCAAGGCCAACGGGCTGCCCCCCACCACCGAGGCCTTGGCACCGGCTCAGTCCCCCAGCCGTCTCTCGGGGTCCTCCGGCAGCCCGGCTGATTTGGGGGGTGGCCCTGGTGCCCCGGATTTGCACCCCGCTGGCTGGGAGGGGGAACTGCAACATGCCGAGTCCCTCTTCTCCTTCGAGTTGGATCTGGGGCCGTCCATTCTGGACGAGGTGTTGGGGGTCATGGACAAGTGCGGGGAGCAGCCCCGGAGCGAGGACGTAAGGGCAGAGAGGCCGGtggggggacaggggctgggCCATGGGGCGGCTCCCCaggtaggggaggaggaagaggaggaagaagaaaaggaggaggaggaaggctcCGGGCATGGATACACATTTGATGATGAGCTGGATGATGAGATTGGGCTATAG